One Plasmodium coatneyi strain Hackeri chromosome 14, complete sequence genomic window carries:
- a CDS encoding PST-A protein, with translation MDWCVEPEIDVQTPTTTKLDGNPKLGAFFNKDGLLMSTYAWLVKNAIGIIVLIHGLNSHARLTFLRHNVEIVDNCRAILKDENNFYVYKDSWIEHFNKNGYSVYALDLEGHGLSDGWKDLSLNINNFDDIVHDVIQYLNIINDELYLKDQESYYKAICEDVTDCAALCDGSNEGNSDKCNRNVRRNNITRIRKATRISKNPQSNKNPQSNKNPQSNKNPQSNKNPQSNKDPQSNKDLESDKKPRCSEGRKNYKHSSCPIFILGQSMGGNVVLRTLQLLEKTKNDGKGKLNIQGCISLSSMICFQKIASPRSYKYKIFYLPFSKLIGALFPTLRLATKIGFQKYPYLNDLSNFDKIRSKIGLTLKYWCELLRATSNLEKDMRFIPSDIPILLIHSKDDIFCYYRGVQSFFNRLNNNNKELITLENMEHGLTTEPGNEMVLQSIIDWLANLNTKEQKAKTLKNE, from the exons atggatTGGTGTGTTGAACCTGAGATAGATGTCCAAACCCCAACTACTACAAAACTAGACGGCAATCCAAAACTTGGTGCTTTCTTTAATAAGGATGGCTTATTAATGTCAACGTATGCATGGTTAGTGAAAAACGCTATAGGCATTATAGTATTAATTCATGGTCTAAATTCACATGCAAGATTGACCTTTTTAAGACATAACGTTGAAATCGTGGACAACTGTAGAGCTATATTAAAAgatgaaaacaatttttacgtTTATAAAGACAGCTGGATAGaacattttaataaaaatggctaTTCAGTATATGCATTAGATTTAGAAGGTCATGGACTGTCCGACGGGTGGAAAGACTTAAGTCTGAATATTAACAACTTTGATGATATAGTGCATGACGTAATACAATATcttaatataattaatgatGAATTATATTTAAAAGATCAAGAAAGTTATTACAAGGCAATTTGCGAAGACGTGACGGATTGTGCTGCTCTATGTGATGGCAGCAATGAAGGTAATAGTGATAAATGTAACAGAAATGTGAGGAGGAATAATA TAACAAGGATCCGAAAAGCAACGAGGATCTCCAAA AATCCCCAAAGCAACAAGAATCCCCAAAGCAACAAGAATCCCCAAAGCAACAAGAATCCCCAAAGCAACAAGAATCCCCAAAGCAACAAGGATCCCCAAAGCAACAAGGATCTTGAAAGCGATAAGAAACCCCGCTGTAGTGAAGGACGTAAGAATTATAAACATTCTTCATGTCCAATATTCATACTTGGTCAATCTATGGGAGGAAACGTTGTTTTAAGAACATTACAACTGTTAGAGAAGACAAAAAACgatgggaaaggaaaattaaacATTCAAGGATGCATCTCATTATCAAGTATGATTTGTTTTCAGAAAATAGCTTCACCACgttcatataaatataaaattttttatttaccattttcaaaattaatTGGTGCCCTCTTTCCAACGTTAAGACTTGCCACAAAAATAGGATTTCAAAAATATCCCTATCTTAATGATCTTTCTAATTTTGATAAAATTCGATCCAAAATTGGCCTAACCTTAAAATATTGGTGTGAACTTCTAAGAGCAACGAGTAACTTAGAAAAAGATATGAGATTTATCCCCAGTGATATTCCTATATTGCTAATTCATTCCAAAGatgatattttttgttattacAGAGGTGTacaatcattttttaatagattaaataataataataaagaattGATTACGCTAGAAAACATGGAGCATGGGTTGACCACAGAGCCTGGGAACGAAATGGTCTTACAAAGCATCATAGATTGGCTTGCAAATTTAAAcacaaaagaacaaaaggcCAAAACtttaaagaatgaataa
- a CDS encoding Glycerol-3-phosphate dehydrogenase [NAD(+)] — MYRNLFDKLKEGPLKISILGSGNWASAISKVVGTNAKNNYLFENEVKMWVRDELVNGESIVDIINKKHENVKYLKGVSLPHNIVAYSDLSRVINSADLLIFIIPSQYLENVLKLIKESQSIKIEKHAKAISLTKGFIIKNNEMYLCSKYISNTLGIPCSALSGANIAMDVAMEEFSESTIGGNDKETLLIWQRVFDLPYFKINCVNETVGVEIFGALKNIITLAAGFCDGLNASPNSKSAIIRIGVKEAFHFGKTFFNYSDVSIFFESCGLADIITSFLGGRNAKCSAEFVKCKRKKTWEQLESEILKGQKLQGTVTLKYIYQMIKKNDLTHEFPLFTILHSISFENEDPQALLNIFMNNTVSPITA, encoded by the exons ATGTACAGGAATCTGTTCGATAAGCTGAAGGAAGGCCCACTCAAG ATATCCATCCTGGGCAGCGGAAACTGGGCAAGCGCAATCAGCAAAGTCGTGGGAACGAATGCAAagaataattatttatttgaGAATGAAGTGAAGATGTGGGTGCGGGACGAACTGGTAAACGGGGAAAGTATAGTGGATATAATTAACAAAAAGcatgaaaatgtaaaatactTAAAGGGGGTGTCCTTACCGCACAACATTGTTGCCTACTCAGATTTGTCCAGAGTCATTAATTCTGCTGACCTgttaatatttataattccATCCCAATATTTGGAAAACGTATTAAAGTTAATAAAGGAGAGCCAATCCATTAAGATAGAGAAGCATGCAAAGGCTATTTCGTTAACTAAAGgatttattattaaaaataatgagaTGTATCTTTGCTCCAAATATATTAGCAACACTCTGGGCATTCCCTGTTCTGCCTTGTCGGGTGCAAACATAGCCATG GACGTAGCCATGGAGGAATTTTCGGAATCCACTATAGGAGGAAATGACAAAGAAACTCTACTAATTTGGCAGCGGGTTTTCGACTTGCcctattttaaaataaactGCGTTAATGAAACTGTGGGGGTTGAG ATTTTCGGCGCGCTGAAAAATATCATAACCTTGGCAGCTGGATTTTGCGATGGACTCAATGCTTCCCCCAATTCCAAGTCGGCGATTATCCGAATTGGGGTTAAGGAGGCCTTCCATTTtgggaaaacattttttaactATTCAGATGTAAGCATATTTTTTGAGAGCTGTGGCCTGGCTGATATTATCACGTCCTTcctggggggaaggaacgcAAAATGCTCTGCGGAGTTTGTAAAGTGTAAGCGGAAAAAGACGTGGGAACAGCTGGAGAGTGAAATCCTCAAGGGGCAGAAATTGCAG GGAACTGTGACTTTGAAGTACATTTACCAAATGATTAAAAAGAATGACTTAACCCAcgaatttccccttttcacgATTCTCCACAGCATATCGTTTGAAAATGAGGACCCCCAAGCACTGTTGAATATATTTATGAACAACACAGTATCGCCAATAACGGCGTAG
- a CDS encoding Seryl-tRNA synthetase: MSLNILKENENKVIENLEKRGMDKNINHVKMLKDLIEEKNKLEMLRNNLRNMRKVLSDRVRNLMLADNATFKGAPQGGMSEQTPPSMDTREVEMEGRYPQKDTHFEECNVERVKKEISQINEQININETKINQLRYKIEEHFSRLPNLLLSKVPEGKKNKGNKIVKMYKIKNIQMDKDNTSIEPHEEILKRFDNNQHIFANITNKIGFGYNVLVNNIAKLERALIHFMINTHVNKFHYTYVKAPVIVARSALTNTGQLPKFENDLFKINNNYKILNEEAFLIPTSEVSLLNLFRNAHIDFENLPIKLVSHSSCFRIEKNFTYGKASKGLLREHIFEKVELVNITDRKSSHVFYKDLIKHSEYILKKLKIPYRVVLLNSFETPFSASICYDLEAWLPSQQRFIEVSSCSNCLDFQARKLNLKYKKKDSNFFCHTINGSGLAVGRVLAIILEQYQIGGSSPKEKKQLIIPKPLRKFMNASVINL, encoded by the coding sequence ATGAGTCttaacattttaaaagaaaatgaaaacaaagtaattgaaaatttagaaaaaaggggaatggataaaaatattaatcaTGTTAAAATGTTGAAAGATttaatagaggaaaaaaataaactcgAAATGTTAAGAAATAATCTTCGAAATATGAGAAAAGTTTTATCCGATCGGGTGAGAAATTTAATGCTTGCTGATAATGCCACTTTTAAAGGGGCACCCCAGGGTGGAATGTCAGAGCAGACACCACCCAGCATGGATACCAGAGAagtggaaatggaaggacgCTACCCACAGAAGGACACCCATTTTGAAGAATGCAATGTCGAACgagtgaaaaaagaaataagccAAATAAACGAACAGATTAACATTAACGAAACGAAGATAAACCAATTGCGGTACAAAATAGAGGAACACTTCAGTAGACTCCCCAACCTTTTACTGAGCAAAGTaccggaaggaaaaaaaaacaagggaaacaaaatagtcaaaatgtacaaaataaaaaacatccAAATGGACAAAGATAACACCTCCATAGAACCGCatgaagaaattttaaaaagattCGACAATAATCAACACATTTTTGCCAACATAACAAACAAAATTGGCTTTGGCTATAACGTACTTGTAAATAATATTGCCAAATTGGAAAGGGCATTAATTCACTTCATGATTAATACACATGTAAATAAATTTCACTACACATATGTAAAAGCGCCAGTAATAGTTGCCAGATCGGCCTTAACGAACACTGGACAACTACCAAAATTTGAAAAcgatttatttaaaattaataacaattataaaattttaaacgaAGAAGCTTTTCTAATTCCTACTAGCGAAGTTTCCCTATTAAACCTATTTAGAAATGCCCACATAGACTTTGAAAATTTACCCATTAAATTAGTCAGCCATTCTTCATGTTTTAGGATAGAGAAAAACTTTACCTATGGAAAAGCATCCAAGGGATTGCTACGTGAACacattttcgaaaaagtAGAATTAGTTAACATTACCGATAGGAAGAGCTCTCATGTGTTTTACAAAGATTTAATTAAACATAGTGAATATAttttgaagaaattgaaaattcCCTACAGAGTAGTTCTTCTAAATTCCTTTGAGACTCCATTTTCTGCATCCATCTGCTACGATTTAGAAGCCTGGCTACCTAGTCAGCAGCGATTTATCGAAGTTTCTTCCTGCTCCAATTGCTTAGATTTCCAAGCAAGGAAactaaatttaaaatataaaaaaaaggacagtaACTTTTTCTGCCATACTATTAATGGGTCCGGGTTGGCCGTAGGACGTGTCTTGGCAATCATCCTGGAACAGTACCAAATAGGGGGAAGTTCCCccaaagaaaagaagcagcTCATCATTCCGAAGCCCTTGCGGAAATTTATGAACGCTTCAGTCATTAATTTGTAG
- a CDS encoding Receptor putative, whose amino-acid sequence MIWKSTQKVKCKTEFLIVVFLLLFASIANSQLIKLDGQKISTNYILYVLKGLYIFGKNDSPYVLLGEKKDMSAEGPHAIFENIGISTTDNKNTKYFSFDIEESKTNDQDKNESDEENKSDEHSTSETNNSSDEEDEDSDEKDKKDKFKINLYKDNPYLRKKKEYMHKHEDDDVLNTGNLFLEVVIMKESDFNKFYLPKNTNVCCHMEENGMDGNDSYTCPGRGYLKRYVDESKMYALKLPVYFLNDRISNSDEMSPLENEVNHEEFLKIIQNKHIYNIDDTDVYALFLSNCSDSKKYELELHGNIHILNKYGYLPGDKIPKLNLYVVCMLIYAIYLFAWIYLLVRNKQFVIKIQIWILVCIFLYLMENVFLFLYFLVYNLRARVNSNLLFLSVCSSILKNVCSYLLILLGSLGWGLVIPTLDKKTFIKIKVLFFFFIIFDFIKQFLDMHLTDAEVNAVYFLFCIIPVTIIYSIIYLWVFTSASKIIIQLNEDKQYEKLNMFKKFFNVLIFSLIFSVISFVIDIVVMLFVDNTIWSLKCYISEGIISCLFLIIITAMFMLFRPSDRLKRISHFTEIGDMDEMEDFSHFKGSIEDIS is encoded by the coding sequence ATGATATGGAAGTCCACTCAGAAAGTTAAATGCAAAACCGAGTTCCTCATCGTAGTGTTTCTTCTCCTGTTTGCAAGTATAGCGAACAGCCAATTGATAAAATTGGATGGACAGAAAATAAGCACCAACTACATTCTATACGTTCTTAAGGGTCTGTACATATTTGGGAAAAATGACAGTCCGTACGTTTTGCtgggggagaagaaggacATGTCAGCGGAGGGGCCGCATGCAATTTTTGAAAACATAGGAATTAGTACCACGGACAATAAGAACACGAAATATTTCAGCTTCGACATAGAGGAAAGCAAAACGAATGACCAGGATAAGAACGAATCGGATGAGGAGAACAAGTCAGACGAGCACTCCACCTCGGAGACGAACAACAGCagtgatgaggaggatgaagacTCTGATGAGAAAGacaaaaaggataaatttaaaatcAACCTGTATAAGGATAATCCttatttgagaaaaaaaaaggagtatatGCACAAGCACGAGGATGACGACGTGCTAAACACAGGTAACCTATTTTTAGAAGTAGTCATAATGAAGGAAAGCGATTtcaataaattttatttaccaAAAAATACGAACGTATGTTGCCACATGGAAGAGAACGGCATGGATGGAAATGATTCATACACCTGTCCAGGAAGGGGGTACCTAAAAAGGTACGTAGACGAGTCAAAAATGTATGCATTAAAATTAccagtttattttttgaatgACAGAATATCGAACAGCGATGAGATGTCTCCTCTAGAGAATGAAGTAAACCATGAggagtttttaaaaataattcaaaacaaacatatatacaacataGACGACACGGATGTGTACGCATTATTTTTATCCAACTGTTCAGATAGTAAAAAGTATGAATTAGAGCTACATgggaatatacacattttgaaTAAGTATGGATATCTACCAGGGGATAAAATACCAAAGCTAAATTTGTACGTTGTGTGTATGCTTATTTATGccatttatttgtttgctTGGATATATTTACTAGTGAGGAATAAACAGTTCGTTATAAAAATTCAGATATGGATACTGGTATGCATATTTCTCTACCTGATGGAAAATGTCTTTCTCTTTCTGTACTTTTTGGTTTACAACTTACGCGCAAGAGTGAATAGCaatttgcttttcctttcaGTATGTTCAAGTATATTGAAGAATGTGTGTTCGtatcttttaattttactgGGATCTCTAGGCTGGGGATTAGTCATTCCAACATTGGACAAGAAAACGTTTATTAAGATAAAAgtgctctttttcttttttatcatttttgaCTTTATAAAACAGTTTCTGGATATGCACTTAACCGATGCAGAAGTGAACGCAgtttatttcctcttctgcatTATCCCAGTAACGATTATTTATTCAATCATTTACTTGTGGGTATTTACTTCAGCTAGTAAAATTATCATTCAGTTAAATGAAGATAAACAGTACGAAAAGTTGAACATGTTTAAGAAGTTTTTTAacgtattaattttttcacttatcTTTTCAGTCATCTCTTTTGTTATAGATATCGTTGTTATGCTTTTTGTGGATAATACCATATGGAGTTTGAAGTGCTACATTAGTGAGGGAATTATCAGCTGCTTGTTTTTGATCATCATCACAGCCATGTTCATGTTGTTCCGACCCTCGGATAGACTGAAGAGAATTTCGCACTTTACGGAGATCGGCGACATGGACGAGATGGAGGACTTTTCACACTTCAAGGGCTCAATCGAGGACATTTCGTAG
- a CDS encoding SICA antigen — translation MIIDIHLEVLDECQKGDTKLVQEDFLAILVQEFMGREFIKEDFVPKEQLSMVDVPKEQVPSSDSVF, via the coding sequence atgattattgatatccatttagaagttttagacgaatgtcaaaaaggggacaccAAACTGGTTCAGGAGGACTTCCTTGCCATTCttgttcaagaatttatgggaagggaattcataaaagaagactttgttcctaaggaacaactttctatggttgatgttcctaaggaacaggttccaagttcagattccgtgttttag